One genomic segment of Drosophila melanogaster chromosome 3L includes these proteins:
- the Tgi gene encoding Tondu-domain-containing growth inhibitor, isoform B codes for METALDVLSRAATMVQNNPSEMRATSKVLTTTKWRRERRQRSAGYQPHEAGNSERERERERDREDRDMDSPIDMSVTTGALKQRASPPPPYREPLPGTNYAANSRPSVITQAPPKREPPEQAHSTDMAMCDIDEHFRRSLGENYAALFAKKSPTPTPTPTPSPSGTPKQQVSPLAYGLPSSTSTAASQHYQQQRSPLAKSGWVILEPESLQPELPPPQEEPLPLSLALHRTQTPPSPPPSATGSAPALPTAVSQVMEAAVAGRRILDTPHHTPPRYNTPPPPPPAYGIAGTTVVAPTLTPTPTPNPTPSQIPTPTPSMPAIIRVKAEPGLAAVAASSTQTPPASPTSSTNISIFTKTEASVDDHFAKALGETWKKLQGGHKE; via the exons AGATGCGTGCGACGTCCAAGGTGCTGACCACCACCAAATGGCGACGCGAGCGGCGTCAGCGTAGTGCCGGATACCAGCCGCACGAGGCAGGCAACAGCGAGAGGGAGCGGGAACGGGAGCGGGATCGAGAGGATCGCGACATGGACAGTCCCATTGACATGTCGGTGACGACGGGAGCTCTGAAGCAGAGAGCCTCACCGCCGCCACCCTATCGCGAACCCTTGCCTGGGACCAACTACGCGGCCAACAGTCGACCCAGCGTCATTACCCAGGCTCCACCCAAGCGAGAACCACCGGAGCAGGCCCACTCTACAG ATATGGCGATGTGCGACATTGACGAGCACTTCCGACGCTCACTGGGCGAGAACTATGCTGCCCTGTTCGCCAAGAAGTCACCGACGCCTACGCCAACACCCACGCCCTCGCCAAGTGGTACACCTAAGCAGCAGGTTTCGCCACTGGCCTACGGACTGCCTTCATCAACCAGCACAGCGGCATCGCAGCACTACCAGCAGCAACGCTCGCCGCTGGCCAAGTCGGGATGGGTCATTCTGGAGCCCGAATCGCTGCAGCCGGAACTGCCGCCGCCGCAGGAGGAACCGCTTCCCCTGTCGCTGGCACTGCATCGCACCCAAACGCCGCCATCGCCGCCACCTTCGGCCACGGGATCGGCACCAGCGCTACCCACGGCCGTCAGCCAGGTGATGGAGGCAGCGGTGGCGGGCAGGCGGATCCTGGACACGCCACACCACACGCCGCCGAGATACAACACACCACCGCCTCCACCGCCGGCTTACGGAATAGCCGGAACCACCGTTGTGGCGCCGACTTTGACACCGACACCAACTCCGAATCCGACGCCGTCGCAGATtcccacgcccacgcccagcATGCCGGCCATCATTCGGGTGAAGGCTGAACCGGGACTGGCGGCCGTGGCTGCCTCCTCGACGCAGACGCCGCCCGCTTCGCCCACCTCGTCCACGAATATCTCGATATTCACCAAGACTGAAGCCTCGGTGGACGACCACTTTGCCAAGGCGCTGGGCGAAACTTGGAAGAAGCTGCAGGGCGGGCACAAGGAGTAG